A section of the Saccopteryx leptura isolate mSacLep1 chromosome 4, mSacLep1_pri_phased_curated, whole genome shotgun sequence genome encodes:
- the LOC136402534 gene encoding ATP synthase membrane subunit K, mitochondrial, with product MAGPEADAQFQFTGIKKYFNSYTLTGRMNCVLATYGGIALLVLYFKLRSKKTPAVKAT from the coding sequence ATGGCAGGTCCAGAAGCTGATGCTCAATTCCAGTTCACTGgtatcaaaaaatatttcaactcTTACACTCTCACAGGTAGAATGAATTGTGTACTGGCCACATATGGAGGCATTGCTTTGCTGGTTTTATACTTCAAGTTAAGGTCTAAAAAAACCCCAGCTGTGAAAGCGACATAA